GCCGCGGAATACGCCACCGCGTTCGCCGCTCATCGACTGGGTGCGGCTGAAGCTCGACAGTTCGACGTACTCGTCGTGCGTCAGCTTGGTCGCGATTTCGTCGATCAGGCATGAACACTTGTAGATGTACTCGTGGTTGTTGCCGTAAGCCTGCAGGCATTCGAGCGCAAATTCGACCCGCGAACTGGTCGGGTAGTCATTGGCGGCCGCGGCCGGGCCACCCATCAGCAGCGCGCCGACCGCAGCGACTGTCACGTGGAAGCGATGAAATTTCAAACCGGATCTCCTCATTTGTTTTTGATGAACCGCAGGGGCTCGCTGGCTGGCATCGACAAAAAGGCTAGCACATCGACGCAGACCGCCGTTTTGCTGCCCGAGTTGCACAGGATTCTTTCCCGATGGCTGTGTGCCGTCATCGTGATTTTCGCGGTATGTATGTCCAGTGCAGCACCCGCGCTCGCGCAGCGACTGCCTGAACTGCGTCTGACGCCGTTGGCCGATGGTGTCTATGTGCTGCGTCCTACCTCGTCCGAAGTCAGTCCGGACAACGCCGGTTTCGTGACGCACATCGGGGTGCTGGTCGACCCGCGCGGCCTCATCCTGGTCGGAACCGGCACCAGCCAGCGTTTCGCGCAGCATCTGCTCGCCTTCGTCGCACGCGAGCTGGGCAAACCGGTCATCGCGGCGGTCAATCTTTACGGTGGCGGGGACCATGTGCTGGGCAATCGCGCGTTTGTGTCACGGGGTGTGCCGGTTACAGCGCATATTGAAACAGACCGCTTCATTCGGGCCAGTTGCCACAGCTGTGTCGAACGCCTGACGGCTGCACTGGGCGAAAATATGATGTCAGGTACCGAACCCACCCCCGCAAGCGTGACCTTCGAACATTCAGGCCGGCTGACCGGCGTATCCCGTCGGCTGAAATTGCTGCACTACGGGCACACCTTCCAGCCCGGCGCGACCGCGTTGCTGGACGAGGCCAGCGGCACGCTGTTCGCGGGCGAACTGGCGGCGACGCACTACCTGCCCGATCTGTACAACGCGAACGAAATCGGCTGGGTCGCCGCCCTCGATGCGCTGATCGCACTGGACGCGCGGCAGGTGGTGCCGGCGCATGGCGTGCCGGGCGGACGTGAAGTTCTCGAAGCGCCGCGCCGTTATCTGCAGCAACTGGTCGAGCGCGTGGATGCGTTGTACGCCGGCGGCGCGACGCTTGAAGAGGCGCTGGATCAGGTAGACCTTGCGGAATTCCGCGACTGGCACGGCTATGCCCGGTGGCATCGCCGCAACGTGCATTTCGCCTATCTGCACCGGGAAGCCCGCGCCTTCGGCCCGCAGTGAAGTCCAGGCGTGGATCAGGACACGGCCCGGCGCCGCGCCCCACACAACAGAATTGATCGATGAGGATGAGCCTACATGTCGGAACCGTTTTCCATACCGCTTGAGCAGATGCGACGCATGGTCAAGCCCACGCCCAAGGGGCGCGCGCTCGACCCGGTTGCCGTCGAAGAGGTGCAGGCACTGCTCGGTCGCATGCCGCGCCGTCCGGATCTGCTGATCGAATGTCTGCACCTGCTGCAGGACACCTACCGCGCAGTGCATGCGCGCCATCTCGCCGCACTGGCGGCCGAACTGAAGATGGCGCAGGCCGAGGTGTACGAGGTCGCGACCTTCTATCACCACTTCGACGTGCTGCGTGAAGGCGAGGGCGCGCCGGCCGAACTGACCGTACGCGTGTGCGACACGCTGTCCTGCAAGATGGCCGGTGCGGACGATCTGCTGAAAAAGCTGCCGGGCATCCTGGGCACCAAAGTGCGCGTCATACCGGCACCCTGTGTCGGCCGTTGCGAACAGGCGCCGGTCGTCGTGGTCGGCCAGAACGCCTTGGGCGGCGCCACCGATGCAACGGTGAAGGCCGCCGTGAAGGCGAATGAATCGACCCATCCGCTGCCGCGTTACGTCGGCTACAAGGCTTACCTCAAAGCGGGCGGTTACCAGCTGTTCCGCGATCTGGTGGAAGGCCGTCGCGATGTCGAATCGGTCATTCAGGCCATGGAACATTCCGGACTGCGCGGTCTGGGCGGGGCCGGATTCCCGGCCGGCCGCAAGTGGCGCATCGTGCGTGCGGAGGCTGCGCCGCGGCTGATGGCAATCAATATCGACGAGGGCGAACCGGGCACCTTCAAGGACCGCTGGTACCTCGAACGCGATCCGCATCGCTTCCTCGAAGGCATGCTGATCGCCGCGTACTGCGTCGGCATCGGCGAGGTGTACGTCTATCTGCGCGACGAATACGCCCATGTGCGCGACATCCTGCAGAAGGAACTGAAGAAGCTGCTGGCCGATCCGCCCTGTGCGCTGCCGCCGATCCATCTGCGCCGCGGCGCGGGCGCCTACATCTGCGGCGAAGAGTCGGCGATGATCGAATCGATCGAAGGCAAGCGCGGCATGCCGCGTCTGCGCCCGCCGTATGTCGCCCAGGTCGGCCTGTTCGGTCATCCGACGCTGGAACACAATATGGAAACCGTGTTCTGGATCCGCGACATCGTGGAAAAGGGCGCGGAATGGTTCGCCGGCCACGGCCGCAACGGTCGCAAGGGACTGCGTTCGTTCTCGGTGTCGGGCCGCGTGAAGAAGCCGGGCGTGCATCTGGCGCCGGCCGGCATTTCGGTGCGCGAACTGATCGATGAATACTGCGGCGGCATGCTGCCGGGTCACACCCTGTACGGCTATCTTCCGGGCGGCGCATCCGGCGGCATCCTGCCGGCCAGCCTCGGCGACATTCCGCTCGATTTCGACACGCTGCAGCCCTACGGCTGCTTCATCGGATCGGCGGCGGTCATCATCCTGTCCGACCAGGACCGCGCGACCGATGCGGCGCGCAACATGATGCATTTCTTCGAACATGAGTCGTGCGGCCAGTGCACGCCCTGCCGTGTCGGCACGGCCAAGATGAACACGCTGATGGAAGCCCCGGTGTGGGACACCGATCTGGTCGAGGAACTGTCACAGACCATGGTGGACGCGTCGATCTGCGGCCTCGGGCAGGCAGCACCGAATCCGGTGCGCTGCGTCATCAAGTATTTCCCTGACGAAATCAAGTGAAGGGACGGCAACCCAAATGAATGCACCCATTGATGCTTCGGTGATCGCGCAATCGATCGAATTCACGCTGGACGGCCAGTCGATGACGGCCCGTGTCGGCGAAACCATCCTGCAGGCGGCGGCCCGCCAGGGTGTGGACATCCCCCACCTCTGCTACAAGGACGGCTACCGTCCGGACGGGAACTGCCGCGCCTGCGTGGTCGAGATCGACGGCGAACGCGTACTCGCGCCGAGCTGCTGTCGCGCACCGACGCCCGGCATGAACGTCAAGGCCGAATCGGAGCGCGCCGTGAAGGCGCAGAAGATGGTGGTCGAACTGCTGCTGTCGGACATGCCGGAGCAGACCTACAAGCCCGATTCCGAACTGGCCCATTGGGCGGAAAAGCTCGGCGTGACAGGGTCGCGCTTCGAAGGCCGCGAGCAGCCGGCATGCGACCAGTCGCATCCGGCGATGAGTGTGAACCTCGACGCCTGCATCCAGTGCAACCGCTGCGTGCGCGCCTGTCGCGAAGAGCAGGGCAATGACGTGATCGGCTATGCCTTCCGCGGTTCGGCGTCGAAGATCGTGTTCGACCAGGACGACCCGATGGGTGCGTCGACCTGCGTGGCCTGCGGCGAATGCGTGCAGGCCTGCCCGACCGGCGCGCTGATGCCGGCCGGCGGTGTCGGCATGGTGAAGATGGACAAGACCGTCGACTCGGTCTGCCCGTACTGCGGTGTGGGTTGCCAGCTGACGTATCACGTCAAGGACGACCGCGTACTGATGGTGACCGGCCGTGACGGTCCGGCCAACGAAGAGCGCCTGTGCGTGAAGGGCCGCTTCGGCTTCGACTACGCGCGTCATCCGCAACGCCTCACGAAGCCACTGATCCGTCGTGCCGATGCACCGAAGCACAAGAATTTCGTCGTCGATCCGGGCAATCCGCTGTCGGCGTTCCGCGAAGCGAGCTGGGAAGAGGCGATCGAGTACGCAACGAGCCGGCTGCGCAGCATCCGCGACACCAAGGGACCGAATGCGCTGGCCGGTTTCGGTTCGGCCAAGGGCTCGAACGAAGAGGCCTATCTGTTCCAGAAGCTGATCCGCACCGGCTTCGGCACCAACAACGTCGATCACTGCACGCGCCTGTGCCATGCCTCGTCGGTCGCTGCGCTGCTCGAAGCGGTTGGCTCGGGCGCGGTGTCGAATCCGGTGCGCGATGTGCTGCACTCCGACGTGATCTTCCTGATCGGCGCCAATCCGCTGGTCAATCACCCGGTCGGCGCGACCTGGATCAAGAACGCGGTCAAGCAGGGCGCGCGCCTCATCGTGTGCGATCCGCGCCGCAACGACCTGCAGCGCTACGCCACGCATTTCCTGCAGTTCAAGCCGGACACCGACGTGGCCATGCTCAACGCGATGATGCACGTCATCATCGAAGAAGGTCTGGTCGACGAGGCCTTCGTGCGCGACCGCACCTCGGGTTTCGATGCGCTGAAGAAGAACGTGGCCGATTTCAGTCCGGAACGCATGGCCAAGATCTGCGGCATTCCGGCCGAAACGCTGCGCGAGGTGGCGCGCATGTTCGCGACCTCAAAGGCGTCGATGATCCTCTGGGGCATGGGCGTGTCACAGCACGTGCATGGCACCGACAATGCGCGCTGCCTGATTTCGCTGGTCATGATGACCGGCCAGATCGGTCGCCGCGGCACCGGCCTGCATCCGCTGCGCGGCCAGAACAACGTGCAGGGTGCGTCCGACGCCGGCCTCATCCCGATGGTGTTCCCGGACTACCAGGCGGTCGGCAACAAGACCATCCGCGACAAGTTCGAAGAACTGTGGGGCAGCCGTCTCGACGCCAACCCGGGTCTGACCGTGGTTGAAATCATGGATGCCATCCATGCCGGCAAGCTCAATGGCTGCTACATCATGGGTGAAAATCCGGCCATGTCCGACCCGGACGTCGAGCACGCGCGCGATGCGCTGGCGAAGCTCGACTGCCTGGTGGTGCAGGACATCTTCCTGACCGAAACGGCCTACTTCGCCGACGTCGTACTGCCGGCGTCGGCCTTCCCTGAGAAGACCGGCACCTTCACCAATACCGACCGCCAGGTGCAACTGGGTCGTCAGGCGATCAATCCGCCGGGTGACGCGCGGCAGGACCTGTGGATCATCCAGCAGATGGCCAATGGCATGGGGCTGGACTGGCGCTACGATGGCGCGAAGGACGTGTTCAACGAAATGCGCAAGGCGATGCACTCGATCGCCGGCATCACATGGGAACGGCTGGAAGCCGAGCACTCTGTCACCTACCCGTGCGAGAACGAGGGCGATCCGGGCGACGAGGTGGTGTTCATCGAAAGCTTCCCGACCCAGTCGGGCCGCGCCAAGCTGGTGCCGGCCAAGCTGATTTCGGCCAACGAGAAGCCGGACGCCGACTATCCGATGGTGCTGATCACCGGCCGTCAGCTCGAGCACTGGCACACGGGTTCGATGACACGCCGGGCTTCGGTACTCGACAACATCGAGCCGATCGCGACCGTCACGATCAACCCGGCCGACATGGCGAAGCTGAAACTGCGGCCGGGCGAGGTGGTGACGGTCGAATCGCGCCGCGGCAAGATCGCGCTGTACGCGCGCGTCGATGGCAATGTGCCGGTCGGTGCCGTGTTCATCCCGTTCGCGTATTACGAAGCCGCCGCCAACATGTTGACCAATCCGGCGCTGGACCCGTTCGGCAAGATTCCGGAGTTCAAGTACTGTGCGGTGCGCCTGAAGAAGGGCGGGACACCGACCCAACTGACGACCTACGGCGGCGGTCAGGCGAAGATGGTAACTGCCTGATCCGTTGCGCATTCATGAAAAACCGGGGCCGAGTGCCCCGGTTTTTTTTGCCCCTGCACCGGGTATTGTCATTGACGGCAGGTGAGGCGGACGGCTACCCTGCGCGTGCTTCAGGTGCCCTGACCAGCGTTCGCTGCGAGGGGTGAAACGGGAAGTCCGGTGAGTGCCTGCAACCAGGTCGCGATCCCGGCGCTGCCCCCGCAACGGTAAGCGAGTCGTAGCGATTCAATCAGCCACTGTGCGCCACGCATGGGAAGGCGAATCGCACATTTCCCTCGCGAGCCCGGAGACCGGCCTGACGCATTTGACCGATGGCTGCGGTGGGCGGCGGAGGTGCGTATTTCCTTTGCCGGTCGCTTTTCCGCGCAGGTCGTGCGTCGCTTCCCGTTTGCTTCAGATCATCGGATTTCCGCAATTCGCCGGCGGGTGCTGCCGGCGCTGCAAGGAGGTCTGCATGCGTACCATTCTTCTAACATCCCTCATCGGACTGGCGTTTGCCGGTTCCGCCCACGCCGGCCCGTTCGCGCCGGCCGCCGGTCAGCCCGGCTCGACGGCCATCAGCAAGGACAGTCCTGCTTTCGTCCAGTGGGCGACCGGCCATCTCGACTACCTGCCGGGTCCCAATGTCGACGCCACATGGCAGACGCCGGAAAAGGGTCTGGGCGTGGCCCAGGGCGGCGCGACCGACATCGTCGTTCTCGGCGACGGCGGACGCATCACGCTCACCTTTGACGGCTACATCACGAACGGTGCCGGCGCCGATTTCGCGGTGTTCGAAAACGGCTTCATGGACACCTTCCTGGAACTGGCCTTCGTCGAAGTGTCGTCCAACGGGACCGATTTCTTCCGCTTCCCGAACTTCTCCTTCACCGCCAGCCCGGTCGGTGGCTTCGGCCTGATCGATCCGACCAATATCGACGGTCTGGCTGGCAAGTACCGCGCCGGCTTCGGCACCCCCTTTGATCTCGAGGTGCTGAGCGGCGTCGCCGGGCTGGATGTTAACAAGGTGCAGTACGTGCGCCTGATCGACGTCGTCGGCAATGGCTCGACCTTCGACAGCTTCCCGGCCGAATTCGGCGGCCCGCACCCCATCTACGACCCGTACCCGACCACCGGCAGCAGCGGCTTCGACCTCGACGCGGTCGGCGTCATCCACTACGCGGCACTGCCCGCCGTGCCCGAGCCGTCGCAATGGGCGATGTACTGCGCCGCACTGGGCCTGCTCGGTCTGGTCGCCCGCCGTCGCGGCTGAGGCCGCCCCCGCTCACCACGAAAGATCAATGACATGAACAAGACACTCATCACCCTTGCCCTGGCTGCACTGGCAGCCAGCCATGCCGCGCACGCAGCGACCCCTTCGGTTGCCACGTTCGAAGACGCGCCGCTGGCATCCGAAAGCCACTTCTTCCCGCAAGTCACGACCACCTTCACCAGCGGAGCCGCCACCTTCAACCACACCTACTCGGACTTCGGTGGCGGCTGCTGCCATGTCGACTGGGTGTATTCGAACCGCACCGACACGACGACCGGCAACTTCACCAATCAGCACAGCGCGATCACCGGCGGCGGCGTCGACGGATCGGCCCATTACGCGATCGCCAATTTCGGTGCGCCGACGATCAGCTTTGCGTCGGCCGTCAGCGTGCAGGGTGCTTACTTCACCAACACCACGTTCACCGGTCGCACCATGCTCGACGGCGACACCCTGTTCGGCTTTTCGAAGAAGTTCGGCGGCGCCAGCGGCGATGACCCCGACTACCTGAAGCTGACCATCATCGGCAGGGACAGTGGCGGTACGACGACCGGCAGCGTCGACTTCATGCTGGCCGACTACCGGTTCGCCGATAACACGCAGGACTACGTGGTGACCGACTGGCGCTGGGTCGATCTCGCGGCGCTCGGCACGGTCAGCAGTCTGCAGTTCGCGCTGGCGTCGAGCGACAGCGGTGAATTCGGCATCAACACGCCGGCCTATTTCGCGCTCGACAATCTGACCGTCACCGCAGTACCGGAACCGGAACAGGCGGCGCTGCTGCTGGCCGGTCTGGCGTTGGTCGGCGCGATCGCGCGTCGCCGTCGCGGCTGATCGACCCGGAGTCACCCGCACGCCCTCTGCGGTGTGCGGGTGATGCGCATTGATGCATCGCTTCCGCCTTTTGCTGTTGCTTACCGTGTCGCCCGGCCTGGCCCTCGCACAGGCTTCGGCGTCGCGCGTGCACGAGCTCGATGAAGTCGTGATCAGCGCGCCGTCGGCAGCCGACACGCTGCGTGTGGTGCCGCACAGTGTGTCGGTCATCACGACCGAAGACATCGAGCGTTCGCCGTCGCGCAGCGTGGCCGAAGTGCTGGGTCGCGAAGCGAACCTCAACATCCAGAGCTATTTCGGCCGCGACAAGGGCGCCACCGTCGACATGCGCGGCTTCGGGGCCACGGCAGTCAGCAATGTGCTGGTGCTGGTCGATGGCGTCAGGCTGAACGCGTCGGATCTGTCCGGCGCAGACCTGTCGTCGGTTGCGCTTTCCCAGGTCGAACGCATCGAAGTGCTGCGTGGCGGCGGCGCCGTGCGCTACGGTGACGGCGCGGTCGGCGGCATCATCCATGTGCTGACAAGGCGTCCGCGGAGCGGGCCGCTGAAAGGCGAATTCGAGGCGCGCACCGCTTCATACGACACGCAGGAACTGCGCTTCAGCGCGTCCGGCGGCGCGGGGCCCCTGTCCGGCCGCATCGATGTCGGGCGGCTCGACGGCAACGGCTACCGGGACAACGACGAACAGCGCCGACGCGATACCGCGGCCGAACTGCGCATCACGCCTGACGGCGCGTTGTCCTTCATGGACGTGCTGCTGCGCGTGTCGCGTCACACCGACGAATACAAGCTGCCGGGTCCGGTGTCGCGCGAACGCTTCCTGTCCGGCAGTGCTGCGCTGCGTCGTTCGAGCACGGCGTCACCGCTTGACGGCGGCAGTACGGACGACCGCAAGTTCGGCACGCTGTGGCGCTTCGATCTGGGCGATTTCGGTCTGGTCGAATTCCAGACCGACCACCGTACGCGCGACAATCCGTATCTGATCGGCGTCAATCCGGCACAGCCGCTGAGCGATCAGCAATACACGATCGAATCGACGCGGCGCGACGTGCAGTTGCGCTACGACCTCGACTACAGCGCATTCGGCCGCATCCATTCCTTCGGTGCCGGCTTTGTCACGCAATCGTCCGACTATCTGCGGCGCGACGTCGGCCGCACCGTGATCGACCAGTCAAGGCTGCGTACCGGCGACCTCAATGGTCAGGCCTGGTATGCGGAGACGGTGTTCCGCGCGACCGATGCGCTGCGCTTGAACGCCGGCTGGCGCAGCGACGACACGAAAAGCCGCACCGAAGCAGCCACCTACCGGCGCACCTGCCAGTTCCAGAACGTGTTCATTCCGGGACTGGGCTTCATTCCGGTGGAAATTCCGGGCAGTTGCGTCACCGGCTTCGAATCTGACAGCCGCTACGCGTCGAGCACGAAAAGCCATGCTGCGGAGCTGGGGGTGAGCTGGCAGCCGGTGAAGGCGCTGGTCGCCTTTGCCAGCGTGTCGCGCAACTTCCGCACCCCGAACATCGACGAACTGGCGCTGGCGTCGTCCGATCTGCGCGCGCAGCGCGGTCGCACGATAGAAGCCGGTGTGCGTCTGCAGCCTGACGACCGTCTTTCGCTCGGGCTTACGCTGTTCCGCCTGCGCAATCAGGATGAAATCTACTTCGACAGCACCGGCGTGCCGAGCGTGAACCGCAACTACGACCTGCCGACCCAGCGCACCGGCGTCGAGCTGGAAACGCGCTGGCAGCCGTCCGCCGCCTGGCTGTTCGCTGCCAATGCCGGCTACGTGCAGCCGCGTTTCAAGGGCAGCGATGCCGACATTCCGCTGGTGCCGCGCTGGACCGCGAATGCGCGTGCGGAGTGGCTGCAGACGCCTTCGCTGCGCTGGATCGCTGCGGCGCGCCATGCCGGGCGACGCTTCGACGGCAATGACCTCGACAATCGCAGCTTCGCCGAACTGCCGTCCTACACGGTGTTCGATCTTGCGCTGCGCCTCGATCTGGGCGGCGGTGCGCAACTGGCGGCCGGCATCAACAATGTGTTCGACAAGGTGTATTCGACCATCGCCTTTTCGGAAACCTATTACCCGATGCCCGAGCGCAATGGCTACGCCAGCCTGCGCTGGCGCTTTTAGCTCAGTTCCGGTGCAGCGCCCGCGTGCTGCGCTGCGCGAAATAGAACCACTCGTTGCCCGGTGTCGAGGTCGGGTTCGGAAACACGATGTAGCCGTCCTGCGGCGCAATGACCGGCGTGCCATCATGGCGGGTGCCGATCGCGTCGCCGGCGCTGACCGGGTCGAAGCTGCACCAGGCGCGCGCAAATTCATCGTCCGGATGCAAGCGGTCCACCACCTCGGTCAGACGCAGCAGTTCGAAGCTGTCGCGCGCCGCAGGCGCGGGTGCTTCGACCAGCCTCAGGTGGGCCAGCGTGTTGCGGATGGCGCGCCAGGCGAATTCGGGCGCAGCCGGATCGTCGTGCTGGCCGCATTCCAGCGTCACTGCATAGCCGCCCATGCGGCGCATGTATTCGGTGGTGCCGATGCCGTAGTCCGGATCGGTCGACAACAGGTGGGCACGCTCGGTCGGCGCGGTGCGGGCGAGTCGCTTGCGCACGCCGGTCGCGTAGGTGTCGAGCCAGCCCTCGACCAGACGTCGCGCACCGAGGCGCAGCGCCAGCGCCTCTTCGGCGGCCGCGTGCGAAAAGGCCTCTAGCGTGCCGTCGTTGTCCTGCGGCCCCAGCATCGCGAACGGTTCGCCGCCGGTGTGGAAGGAATGCAGGTCGAGCAGCACGTCATGCGCGGCGAGCAGCGGACACAGCACGTTGGCGATGCGGTCTTCGTAGTCCTGCGGCTCGGCAACCGGACGCAGGTTGCGGTTCAGATTGCGGTCGCCGGCGCGCCGCTTCAGCGTCCAGGCGAGCGGATTGGTGATCGGCACGAAGGTGACGGTGCCGCGCACGATGACGAGGTCGCCCCGCGCCAGCTCGTCGAGCACGCGCTCGATGCCGCGCGTGCCGCCGATTTCGTTGCCATGGACCGCGCCGAGCACGATCAAGCGCGGCCCGGCTTCGAGGCCATGGAAGGTGTGTGAGGCGAGACTGTGCGTGGAAGGATTCATCGATGCGGAATGCGGTTCATGAACTGCAGGACAGGGCGGAACAGCCGGGCTTGTTGCGCGCCCATTCGGGGCGGCGGCCGGCCAGATCATCGAATTCGGGTTGTTCGTCGTACGGCCGCTGCATCATCTTCAGCAGCCGCTCGATCATCGTGGTGTCGCCGGCAGTGGCATCGTCGATGGCGCGCTGCGCCAGCCAGTTGCGCACGATGTATTTCGGGTTGGTCGCATTCATGCGCGCGATGCGCGCCGCATCGGCCTCGCCGCCGGCCGTGATGCGCTGCGCCCAGCCCTGCAGCCATCCGAGCACGGCGCGGCCATGGTCGGCGGACGGGCCGTCACCGCTGTAGAAGGCTGCGTTCAACGGCGCCAGTGCCGCCGCATCGCCCGCGAGGGCTTTGGCCACCGGCACCTCGGCCAGTGCGCGGAAAAAGATCGTGAAGTCGCATTCTTCCGCCTGCAGCAGCTGGAACAGTTCGCTGCGCATGGCCTGTTCCGCCTCGTCGGCCGATGCGGGAAGGCCGAGCTTGTCGGCCAGCATCTGCGTCCAGCGTTCGGAAAAGGTCTGTTCGTAGCCCTCAAGTGCGGCATCGACCGCGGCCTGATCGTCGATCAGCGGCGACAGCGCAGCCGCGAGCCGTGACAGGTTCCAGTAGCCGATCTGCGGCTGGCGGCCGTAGCAGTAGCGCCGGCCCTGGGCGTCGGTGGTATTCGGCGTCCACATCATGTCGACGCCTTCGAGCCAGCCGTAGGGGCCGTAGTCGATCGTCAGGCCGAGGATGGACATGTTGTCGGTGTTCATGACGCCATGCACGAAGCCGACGCGCATCCACTCGACCATCAGCACCGCGGTACGGCGGCAGATTTCCGCGAACCACTCCGCCGGCGACGCGATGCCCGGGAAGTGGTGTGTCATCACCCAGTCTGCGAGCTTGCGCTGCAGGTCGAGCTCCTCGTGCGACGCGAGGATTTCGAAGTGGCCGAAGCGCACGAAGCTTGGGGCGACGCGGCACACGATGGCGCCAGGTTCGTATTCGGGGTGTCCGTCGTAGAACATGTCGCGCACCACCCGGTCGCCGGTCGCGACCAGGCTGAGCGCGCGCGTGGTCGGAATGTCGAGGTGGAACATGGCTTCGCTGCACAGGAATTCGCGCACCGACGAACGCAGCACGGCGCGGCCATCGGCACGCCGCGAGTAGGGTGTCGGGCCGGCGCCCTTGAGCTGCAGTTCCTGGCGTTGCCCTGCCGTATCGATCATTTCGCCCAGCGTGATGGCGCGGCCGTCGCCGAGCTGGCCAGCCCAGTTGCCGAACTGGTGTCCGCCGTAACGCGCCGCGTAGGGCTGCATGCCGGGCAGGATGCGATTGCCGGCCAGCGCCTCGACCGCCGCGTCGACGCGCCCCGGGCGGCGCAGTCCGAGCTGGTCGCCCAGCACGTCCGACCAGGCCAGCAGTTCGGGCGCGGCGACCGGCGTCGGCGAGGTCAGCGTGTAGGACGCATCGATGACCGGGCGCGAGCGCATGTCGGCGGAAGGATCAGCGGGCAGGCTGCGCACGAACAGATTGTCGAACTCGATTTCATCGAGCCGTCGGGCGGCAATGGACATGGTTGATGGACTCGGGCGAGGCAGGGCGGACGCAAGACCTCATTGTGAGCGATGTAAGTGGCTGCAGGTTCAATCGTGCCCGAGCAACGCCACATATTCGCGCAGCGCGCAGGCAGAGATGCCGCGTGTGATGAACACGATGGTCGAACCGCGGTCCGCATCCGGCCAGTCGGCCAGCGGCGTGGGCGGATGCAGCGTGTGCTGCACGCCGTGCAACGCCAGCGGCCCGGTGCGCCCCTCGACGTCGAGCAGCGCCTTCATGCGCAGCAGGCCCGGACCGGCGATGTCCGGCCAGCCGGCGAGCCAGGCGTCGAGCCGGGACGTGCGGATCGGCTGATCGATGGCAAAGCTGTCTGCGCGAATGGCGTGCGGTGCGTCCGTTGTCACGGGTCGAAAGCGTAACGGCCGGGCCGGTGGGACGTCGAGCAGCGCCATCAGTTCGGCGCTGTCGGACACGCGTTGAAGATCGATCTGCGGCGCAAAGGGATTGATGCGCTCGAGCTGTGCACACAGCGCACCGAGCGCGTCGGCATCGGCCAGATCGGACTTGCTGATCAGCAGGCGGTCGGCGGCGGCGATCTGGCGTACGGCTTCATCCTGTGTCGCCAGCGTGCCGGCAGCATGCAGCGCGTCCACCACCGTCAGCGTGCAGCGCAGGCGGTAGCGCGCGGCAATGCGGTTGTCCTGCGTCAGGGTGCGCAGGATGGGCGCCGGGTCGGCGAGACCGGTCGTTTCGATGACGATGCGTTCGAACTGCCGGCGACCTGCGCGCGCGAAGCGCCAGTGCGCGTCGCGCAGCGTCTGCGCCAGATCGCCGCGCAGGCTGCAGCAGACGCATCCGCCGGGCAATTCGACCACGGGTTGCTCCGCCGAGTGGGTCACCAGCAGATGGTCGAGCGAGGCATCGCCATACTCGTTGATGACGACCAGCGTATCGGACATGCCGGGTGAGGCGAGCAGGCGGTTCAGCAGCGTGGTCTTTCCGCTGCCCAGAAATCCGGTCAGCAGGATGATCGGAAGCGGGCTGTCGTTCATGCAGGCACACCTTCGAGCAGTGCGGTGCGGGTACGCG
The sequence above is a segment of the Methyloversatilis sp. RAC08 genome. Coding sequences within it:
- a CDS encoding PEP-CTERM sorting domain-containing protein yields the protein MRTILLTSLIGLAFAGSAHAGPFAPAAGQPGSTAISKDSPAFVQWATGHLDYLPGPNVDATWQTPEKGLGVAQGGATDIVVLGDGGRITLTFDGYITNGAGADFAVFENGFMDTFLELAFVEVSSNGTDFFRFPNFSFTASPVGGFGLIDPTNIDGLAGKYRAGFGTPFDLEVLSGVAGLDVNKVQYVRLIDVVGNGSTFDSFPAEFGGPHPIYDPYPTTGSSGFDLDAVGVIHYAALPAVPEPSQWAMYCAALGLLGLVARRRG
- the fdhF gene encoding formate dehydrogenase subunit alpha, with protein sequence MNAPIDASVIAQSIEFTLDGQSMTARVGETILQAAARQGVDIPHLCYKDGYRPDGNCRACVVEIDGERVLAPSCCRAPTPGMNVKAESERAVKAQKMVVELLLSDMPEQTYKPDSELAHWAEKLGVTGSRFEGREQPACDQSHPAMSVNLDACIQCNRCVRACREEQGNDVIGYAFRGSASKIVFDQDDPMGASTCVACGECVQACPTGALMPAGGVGMVKMDKTVDSVCPYCGVGCQLTYHVKDDRVLMVTGRDGPANEERLCVKGRFGFDYARHPQRLTKPLIRRADAPKHKNFVVDPGNPLSAFREASWEEAIEYATSRLRSIRDTKGPNALAGFGSAKGSNEEAYLFQKLIRTGFGTNNVDHCTRLCHASSVAALLEAVGSGAVSNPVRDVLHSDVIFLIGANPLVNHPVGATWIKNAVKQGARLIVCDPRRNDLQRYATHFLQFKPDTDVAMLNAMMHVIIEEGLVDEAFVRDRTSGFDALKKNVADFSPERMAKICGIPAETLREVARMFATSKASMILWGMGVSQHVHGTDNARCLISLVMMTGQIGRRGTGLHPLRGQNNVQGASDAGLIPMVFPDYQAVGNKTIRDKFEELWGSRLDANPGLTVVEIMDAIHAGKLNGCYIMGENPAMSDPDVEHARDALAKLDCLVVQDIFLTETAYFADVVLPASAFPEKTGTFTNTDRQVQLGRQAINPPGDARQDLWIIQQMANGMGLDWRYDGAKDVFNEMRKAMHSIAGITWERLEAEHSVTYPCENEGDPGDEVVFIESFPTQSGRAKLVPAKLISANEKPDADYPMVLITGRQLEHWHTGSMTRRASVLDNIEPIATVTINPADMAKLKLRPGEVVTVESRRGKIALYARVDGNVPVGAVFIPFAYYEAAANMLTNPALDPFGKIPEFKYCAVRLKKGGTPTQLTTYGGGQAKMVTA
- a CDS encoding NADH-ubiquinone oxidoreductase-F iron-sulfur binding region domain-containing protein translates to MSEPFSIPLEQMRRMVKPTPKGRALDPVAVEEVQALLGRMPRRPDLLIECLHLLQDTYRAVHARHLAALAAELKMAQAEVYEVATFYHHFDVLREGEGAPAELTVRVCDTLSCKMAGADDLLKKLPGILGTKVRVIPAPCVGRCEQAPVVVVGQNALGGATDATVKAAVKANESTHPLPRYVGYKAYLKAGGYQLFRDLVEGRRDVESVIQAMEHSGLRGLGGAGFPAGRKWRIVRAEAAPRLMAINIDEGEPGTFKDRWYLERDPHRFLEGMLIAAYCVGIGEVYVYLRDEYAHVRDILQKELKKLLADPPCALPPIHLRRGAGAYICGEESAMIESIEGKRGMPRLRPPYVAQVGLFGHPTLEHNMETVFWIRDIVEKGAEWFAGHGRNGRKGLRSFSVSGRVKKPGVHLAPAGISVRELIDEYCGGMLPGHTLYGYLPGGASGGILPASLGDIPLDFDTLQPYGCFIGSAAVIILSDQDRATDAARNMMHFFEHESCGQCTPCRVGTAKMNTLMEAPVWDTDLVEELSQTMVDASICGLGQAAPNPVRCVIKYFPDEIK
- a CDS encoding MBL fold metallo-hydrolase, with protein sequence MSSAAPALAQRLPELRLTPLADGVYVLRPTSSEVSPDNAGFVTHIGVLVDPRGLILVGTGTSQRFAQHLLAFVARELGKPVIAAVNLYGGGDHVLGNRAFVSRGVPVTAHIETDRFIRASCHSCVERLTAALGENMMSGTEPTPASVTFEHSGRLTGVSRRLKLLHYGHTFQPGATALLDEASGTLFAGELAATHYLPDLYNANEIGWVAALDALIALDARQVVPAHGVPGGREVLEAPRRYLQQLVERVDALYAGGATLEEALDQVDLAEFRDWHGYARWHRRNVHFAYLHREARAFGPQ